A region from the Mercenaria mercenaria strain notata chromosome 7, MADL_Memer_1, whole genome shotgun sequence genome encodes:
- the LOC123555646 gene encoding uncharacterized protein LOC123555646: MADYKKVLFIVVLMVCIVLVHSTCRPRCRLHLAKMSLPTCQTGKECKESYGGIHRCFDKTTDCDEPATCLQKLNRREVDHCMLCPTDGCSHATVTDFGTMYSTDVEVTNTANCDITEMDHDSVECERECNSKDCIYFWSNFSKCKLFSRNCEIRATGGSTPHHIKYRNCGSNTP, encoded by the exons GTGGTCCTAATGGTGTGTATTGTATTAGTTCATTCCACGTGCAGACCGAGATGCCGGCTTCACCTCGCAAAGATGAGCCTACCAACT TGTCAAACCGGAAAGGAGTGTAAAGAGTCCTACGGCGGAATTCATAGATGCTTTGATAAAACAACAG ATTGTGATGAGCCAGCTACGTGTCTTCAGAAATTGAACAGACGTGAAGTTGATCACTGCATGCTCTGTCCAACTg atgGCTGTAGTCATGCAACAGTAACTGATTTTGGAACCATGTACAGTACAGACGTTGAAGTAACTAACACCGCGAATTGCGACATAACTGAAATGGATCATGATAGTGTTGAATGTGAAAGAGAGTGCAACAGTAAGGACTGCATCTATTTCTGGAGTAATTTCAGCAAATGCAAATTATTTAGTAGAAACTGTGAAATTCGAGCTACTGGTGGGTCTACACCGCACCATATAAAATACCGAAACTGCGGAAGTAACACACCCTGA